A single region of the Solwaraspora sp. WMMD406 genome encodes:
- the leuC gene encoding 3-isopropylmalate dehydratase large subunit, translating to MVGVTSKPSSPRTLAEKVWDAHVVRSAEGEPDLLYIDLHLLHEVTSPQAFDGLRMAGRPVRRTDLTLATEDHNTPTGYADPAFSRRRGDLLTIADPTSRTQIETLRRNCAEFGVKLHALGDDNQGIVHVIGPQLGLTQPGMTIVCGDSHTATHGAFGALAFGIGTSEVEHVLATQTLPQTRPKTMAVTVVGELGPGVTAKDLVLALITQVGTGGGRGHIVEYRGEAIRKLSMEGRMTVANMSIEWGAKAGMVAPDETTFAYLKGRPNAPQGADWDAAVAYWSSLVTDEGATFDAEVILDAAAITPFVTWGTNPGQGAALSETVPDPERFDTDAERVAARRALEYMDLRPGTALRDVAVDVVFVGSCTNGRLEDLRAAAEVLRGRKVADGVRMLVVPGSAKVREAAENEGLDKVFADAGAEWRFAGCSMCLGMNPDTLKPGERSASTSNRNFEGRQGKGGRTHLVSPPVAAATAVLGRLAAPADLN from the coding sequence ATGGTGGGAGTCACTTCGAAGCCGTCATCGCCCAGAACCCTGGCCGAGAAGGTCTGGGACGCTCATGTGGTGCGATCCGCCGAGGGTGAGCCGGACCTGCTCTACATCGACCTGCACCTGTTGCACGAGGTGACCAGCCCGCAGGCCTTCGACGGGCTGCGGATGGCCGGCCGGCCGGTACGCCGTACCGACCTCACCCTCGCCACCGAGGATCACAACACCCCGACCGGGTACGCCGACCCGGCGTTCAGCCGTCGCCGGGGTGACCTGCTGACCATCGCCGACCCGACCTCGCGTACGCAGATCGAGACGCTGCGGCGCAACTGCGCCGAGTTCGGCGTCAAGCTGCACGCCCTCGGTGACGACAACCAGGGCATCGTGCACGTCATCGGCCCGCAGCTGGGGCTGACCCAGCCGGGCATGACGATCGTCTGTGGCGACTCGCACACCGCCACCCACGGTGCCTTCGGTGCCCTCGCCTTCGGCATCGGCACCAGCGAGGTGGAGCACGTGCTGGCCACCCAGACGCTGCCGCAGACCCGGCCCAAGACGATGGCGGTCACCGTCGTCGGTGAACTCGGCCCCGGGGTCACCGCCAAGGACCTGGTCCTGGCCCTGATCACCCAGGTCGGTACGGGCGGCGGGCGCGGCCACATCGTCGAGTACCGGGGTGAGGCGATCCGCAAGCTCTCCATGGAGGGCCGGATGACGGTGGCGAACATGTCCATCGAGTGGGGTGCCAAGGCCGGCATGGTCGCACCGGACGAGACCACCTTCGCCTACCTCAAGGGCCGGCCCAACGCGCCGCAGGGCGCCGACTGGGACGCCGCGGTGGCGTACTGGTCCAGCCTGGTCACCGACGAGGGCGCGACCTTCGACGCCGAGGTGATCCTGGACGCCGCCGCGATCACGCCCTTCGTCACCTGGGGCACCAACCCGGGGCAGGGCGCGGCGTTGAGCGAAACGGTGCCGGATCCGGAACGGTTCGACACCGACGCGGAGCGGGTCGCCGCCCGCCGGGCTCTGGAGTACATGGACCTGCGCCCCGGTACGGCGTTGCGTGACGTCGCCGTCGACGTGGTCTTCGTCGGTTCCTGCACCAACGGCCGGCTGGAGGACCTGCGCGCCGCCGCCGAGGTGCTGCGCGGACGCAAGGTCGCCGACGGCGTACGGATGCTGGTGGTGCCCGGGTCGGCAAAGGTCCGGGAGGCCGCCGAGAACGAAGGGCTGGACAAAGTCTTCGCCGACGCCGGTGCCGAGTGGCGGTTCGCCGGCTGCTCGATGTGTCTGGGCATGAACCCGGACACCCTGAAGCCGGGTGAACGGTCCGCCTCGACCTCCAACCGCAACTTCGAGGGCCGGCAGGGCAAGGGCGGACGTACCCATCTGGTGTCTCCGCCGGTGGCCGCCGCCACCGCCGTGCTGGGCCGGCTGGCCGCCCCGGCGGACCTCAACTGA
- a CDS encoding NUDIX hydrolase translates to MAAVTEVRAAGGVVWRTGDTGAVEVCLVHRPRHDDWSLPKGKLEPAEHPLAAAVREVGEETGIRAVPQVRLPSIRYTMPDGNLKAVDYWSMRAVESAVGPVPDEAADEVDELVWLPLTQAQRRLTYRHDVGVLRSFAAVPPVTAVLTLVRHAHAGSRDTWPGPDTARPLDTAGLRQAQALAGLLALTAPRRVLSASPRRCVQTVAPLAEAVDVAIEVDSTFDEPAAGQNADERALAAAARLCELAADGVGATVCSQGKVIPAALTLLSRRASADYRTAKGGGWLLAFAGDRFVGADQL, encoded by the coding sequence ATGGCTGCCGTGACCGAGGTCCGCGCCGCCGGCGGGGTGGTGTGGCGGACGGGCGACACCGGCGCCGTCGAGGTGTGTCTGGTGCACCGGCCCCGGCACGACGACTGGTCGTTGCCGAAGGGCAAACTGGAGCCGGCCGAGCATCCACTGGCGGCGGCGGTGCGCGAAGTCGGCGAGGAGACCGGGATCCGGGCGGTGCCGCAGGTACGCCTGCCGTCGATCCGCTACACGATGCCTGACGGCAACCTCAAGGCGGTGGACTACTGGTCGATGCGGGCCGTGGAGTCGGCGGTCGGGCCGGTGCCGGACGAGGCCGCCGACGAGGTGGACGAGCTGGTGTGGCTGCCGCTGACGCAGGCCCAGCGGCGGCTGACCTACCGGCACGACGTCGGGGTGCTGCGGTCGTTCGCCGCCGTACCGCCGGTGACGGCGGTGTTGACGCTGGTCCGGCACGCCCACGCCGGCAGCCGGGACACCTGGCCGGGTCCGGACACCGCCCGCCCGTTGGACACCGCCGGGCTGCGTCAGGCGCAGGCGTTGGCCGGCCTGCTGGCGTTGACCGCGCCGCGACGAGTGCTGTCCGCCTCGCCCCGGCGGTGCGTGCAGACGGTGGCTCCGTTGGCCGAGGCGGTCGATGTGGCGATCGAGGTGGACTCGACGTTCGACGAGCCGGCGGCCGGGCAGAACGCCGACGAGCGGGCGTTGGCGGCGGCGGCGCGACTGTGCGAATTGGCCGCCGACGGCGTCGGGGCGACGGTGTGCAGTCAAGGCAAGGTGATCCCGGCCGCGCTGACGTTGTTGAGTCGCCGGGCGTCGGCCGACTACCGGACGGCCAAGGGCGGCGGGTGGCTGCTCGCCTTCGCCGGCGACCGGTTCGTCGGCGCCGACCAGTTGTAG
- a CDS encoding IclR family transcriptional regulator, producing MSGVGVLDKAVVILAACVDGASLAELVERTKLPRATAHRLAQALEIHRMLVRDTQGRWRPGPRLGELANAAPDVLLTAAEPLLAALRDATGESAQLYLRRADERICVAAAERASGLRDTVPVGSVLPMTAGSAAQILLAWEPPEAVMPLLPRCKFTGRTLAEVRRRGWAQSVAEREAGVASVSAPIRDRTGRVIASVSVSGPIERLGRRPGERHAMAVVRAGQRLSGL from the coding sequence ATGAGCGGTGTCGGCGTTCTCGACAAGGCGGTGGTCATCCTCGCGGCCTGCGTCGACGGCGCCAGCCTGGCCGAGCTCGTCGAACGGACCAAGCTACCCAGAGCCACCGCGCACCGGTTGGCCCAGGCCCTGGAGATCCACCGGATGCTGGTCCGGGACACCCAGGGACGCTGGCGACCCGGCCCGCGACTGGGTGAGTTGGCCAACGCCGCCCCTGACGTCCTACTCACCGCCGCCGAGCCGCTGCTGGCCGCGCTGCGCGACGCCACCGGCGAAAGCGCCCAGCTCTACCTGCGCCGCGCCGACGAACGGATCTGCGTCGCCGCCGCCGAACGGGCCAGTGGGCTGCGCGACACCGTGCCGGTCGGCTCGGTGCTGCCGATGACCGCCGGATCCGCCGCCCAGATCCTGCTCGCCTGGGAGCCACCCGAGGCGGTCATGCCGCTGCTGCCCCGCTGCAAGTTCACCGGCCGCACCCTGGCCGAGGTCCGCCGCCGAGGCTGGGCGCAGAGCGTCGCCGAGCGGGAAGCCGGAGTGGCCAGCGTCTCCGCGCCGATCCGTGACCGCACCGGCCGGGTGATCGCCTCCGTCAGCGTGTCCGGCCCGATCGAGCGCCTCGGCCGGCGCCCCGGCGAACGGCACGCGATGGCCGTCGTCCGGGCCGGACAACGGCTGTCCGGCCTCTGA
- a CDS encoding HU family DNA-binding protein, which yields MNKAELIDALAARLGDRKTATTALDAVLAEVQAAVTKGDRVGITGFGVFEKRVRAARTARNPRTGESVKVKKTSVPVFRPGAGFKDMVASGKAPKATAAKSATAAKSTAAKSTTSRATAAKSTAAKSTTAKATGAAKSTAAKSTATKAPAKRASTSAAKKTTATKSAPATAAKKSAAKKTTATKSTATKSAAKSTAAKKAPAKKSAARKTTR from the coding sequence GTGAACAAGGCAGAGCTCATCGACGCGCTCGCTGCTCGCCTGGGGGACCGTAAGACCGCGACGACCGCGCTCGACGCGGTCCTCGCTGAGGTTCAGGCCGCGGTGACCAAGGGCGACCGGGTGGGTATCACCGGTTTCGGAGTGTTCGAGAAGCGCGTCCGAGCGGCTCGAACAGCGCGTAACCCGCGTACCGGCGAGTCGGTGAAGGTCAAGAAGACATCCGTGCCGGTCTTCCGGCCCGGTGCCGGCTTCAAGGACATGGTGGCCAGCGGCAAGGCTCCCAAGGCCACTGCGGCCAAGTCGGCGACGGCGGCCAAGTCCACGGCGGCCAAGTCGACCACGTCGCGGGCGACGGCGGCCAAATCCACCGCCGCCAAGTCGACCACGGCCAAGGCCACCGGGGCCGCCAAGTCCACGGCGGCCAAGTCGACCGCCACCAAGGCGCCGGCGAAGCGGGCCAGCACCAGCGCGGCCAAGAAGACCACGGCGACCAAGTCGGCTCCGGCCACGGCCGCCAAGAAGTCGGCGGCCAAGAAGACGACGGCGACCAAGTCGACCGCGACCAAGTCGGCGGCGAAGTCGACCGCCGCCAAGAAGGCCCCGGCGAAGAAGTCGGCGGCCCGCAAAACCACCCGCTGA
- a CDS encoding CYTH and CHAD domain-containing protein — protein sequence MVEEERKYEVDPGFAVPDLSGCLPDGGRLMELPAVKLTATYYDTPDLRLARAGVSLRYRVGDAQPWTVKLPADAPGVRHEISRSGKRGKPPEDLVWLVTAYSRGVPLTPAATVRTVRQVLEVRDADDALLVELADDAVSVLDGKKVRSTFREVEVEFKTGDRDLLDRVEAELVAAGATAGGFTPKHVRALGAAAAGPPELAAVDELPAEPSAADVVTRAIRDDIARILAHDPLVRLHAPVGDDDTAVHQMRVGCRRLRSDLRTFRALVRSDWAASIRDELKWVAGVLGGARDAEVLRDRLRRTADADPLAPLPEAAVTRIDEALAARHDAALAEVDAALRSERYVALVETLVLAAREPQLTGAARGPAVEVLPRLVAKPWRRLAYGGDGVDGAADLTADAPDDRWHAVRINGKKARYAVDAVAPVLGGDAAKLAKALSKVQNLLGEHQDAAVAAQTWQEIADERPDDHELAVTAGRLVERERAAVRAARAGFPAAWERASARRRTRWLP from the coding sequence ATGGTGGAGGAGGAACGCAAGTACGAGGTCGACCCGGGTTTCGCCGTGCCCGACCTGTCCGGGTGTCTGCCGGACGGCGGCCGGCTGATGGAGCTGCCGGCGGTCAAGCTGACCGCCACCTACTACGACACCCCCGATCTGCGGCTGGCCCGCGCCGGGGTCTCGTTGCGGTACCGGGTCGGCGACGCGCAGCCGTGGACGGTGAAGCTGCCGGCCGACGCTCCGGGCGTACGGCACGAGATCAGCCGGTCGGGTAAGCGCGGCAAACCGCCGGAGGACCTCGTCTGGCTGGTCACCGCGTACTCGCGGGGGGTGCCGTTGACGCCGGCCGCGACGGTGCGCACCGTACGGCAGGTGCTGGAGGTTCGCGACGCCGACGACGCGCTGCTGGTGGAGCTGGCCGACGACGCGGTGTCGGTGCTGGACGGCAAGAAGGTCCGGTCGACGTTCCGCGAGGTCGAGGTCGAGTTCAAGACCGGCGACCGGGACCTGCTCGACCGGGTGGAGGCCGAGCTCGTCGCGGCCGGGGCGACCGCCGGCGGGTTCACCCCGAAGCACGTACGGGCGCTCGGTGCCGCCGCGGCCGGACCGCCGGAGCTGGCGGCGGTCGACGAGCTGCCGGCGGAGCCGTCCGCCGCCGACGTGGTCACCCGGGCCATCCGCGACGACATCGCCCGGATCCTCGCCCACGACCCGCTGGTACGGCTGCACGCGCCGGTCGGCGACGACGACACCGCCGTACACCAGATGCGGGTCGGTTGCCGGCGGCTGCGCAGCGACCTACGGACCTTCCGCGCGTTGGTCCGCAGCGACTGGGCCGCGTCCATCCGCGACGAGCTGAAGTGGGTGGCCGGGGTGCTGGGCGGGGCCCGCGACGCGGAGGTGCTGCGGGACCGGCTGCGCCGGACCGCCGACGCCGACCCGTTGGCGCCGCTGCCGGAGGCGGCGGTCACCCGGATCGACGAGGCCCTGGCCGCGCGGCACGACGCGGCACTGGCCGAGGTGGACGCGGCGCTGCGGTCCGAGCGGTACGTTGCCCTGGTGGAAACCCTGGTGCTGGCGGCCCGCGAGCCGCAGCTGACCGGGGCGGCGCGCGGCCCGGCCGTCGAGGTCCTGCCCCGCCTGGTGGCCAAGCCCTGGCGGCGGCTGGCGTACGGCGGCGACGGGGTGGACGGGGCCGCCGACCTGACCGCCGACGCGCCCGACGACCGCTGGCACGCGGTGCGGATCAACGGCAAGAAGGCCCGGTACGCGGTGGACGCCGTCGCGCCGGTGCTCGGCGGTGACGCGGCCAAACTGGCAAAGGCGCTGTCCAAGGTGCAGAACCTGCTCGGCGAGCACCAGGACGCGGCCGTGGCCGCCCAGACCTGGCAGGAGATCGCGGACGAGCGGCCCGACGACCACGAGCTGGCGGTCACCGCCGGGCGGCTGGTGGAACGGGAACGGGCCGCCGTACGGGCCGCTCGGGCCGGCTTCCCCGCCGCCTGGGAACGGGCGTCGGCGCGTCGGCGGACCCGATGGCTGCCGTGA
- a CDS encoding RNA degradosome polyphosphate kinase, translating into MNASTEPADTEPAHTHPADTEPYVPAPLPPDRFLNRELSWLDFNARVLELAEDPQTPLLERAKFLAIFASNLDEFYMVRIAGLKRRQQAGLPVRGGDRLPLRTQLELIAGKTAGLVARHARCFTEEVRPQLAAEGIHLIRWSDLVAGEREELRTYFREHIFPVLTPLAVDPAHPFPYISSRSLNLAVAVRDPNGGPELFARVKVPNNVPRFVVVSQDGQGARFLPVEDLISAQLGQLFSGMQVVECHLFRVTRNADFEVDEDRDEDLLQSLERELARRRFGPPVRLEVAASISDHMLDLLVRELDMDSHDVLRVPGLLDLSALWQVFEASDRPDLKDRPFVPATHPRLVEGEVPRSVFATLRDGDILVHHPYHSFSTSVQRFIEQAAADPLVLAIKQTLYRTSGDSPIVDALIEAAAAGKQVVVLVEVKARFDEQANIGWARMLERAGCHVVYGLVGLKTHCKTALVVRQEGNQIRRYCHIGTGNYHPKTARLYEDFGMLTADPEVGADLTDLFNVLTGYSRQTAYRRLLVAPHGVRSGLIDRIEREIAHVRVGRPGLVQIKVNSLVDEDIVDALYRASQAGVQVDLLIRGMCTLRPGVPGLSDNIRVRSILGRFLEHSRVFRFGNDGDTEFWMGSADLMHRNLDRRVEALVQVTDPVARAELDQVMTDAFSPECESFELHPDGTWTRHHSTEGRPLMHLQERLLRRFVGAAK; encoded by the coding sequence ATCAACGCCAGCACCGAACCGGCCGACACCGAACCGGCCCACACCCATCCGGCCGACACCGAGCCGTACGTCCCGGCACCGCTGCCGCCGGACCGGTTCCTCAACCGGGAGTTGTCCTGGCTCGACTTCAACGCCCGGGTCCTCGAACTCGCCGAGGACCCGCAGACCCCGCTGCTGGAACGGGCCAAGTTCCTGGCCATCTTCGCCAGCAACCTCGACGAGTTCTACATGGTCCGCATCGCCGGCCTGAAACGGCGCCAACAGGCCGGCCTGCCGGTGCGCGGCGGCGACCGGCTGCCGCTGCGGACCCAGCTGGAGCTGATCGCCGGCAAGACCGCCGGCCTGGTCGCCCGGCACGCCCGCTGCTTCACCGAGGAGGTCCGCCCGCAGCTGGCCGCCGAAGGCATCCACCTGATCCGCTGGAGCGATCTGGTGGCCGGCGAACGGGAGGAGCTGCGCACCTACTTCCGGGAACACATCTTCCCGGTGCTGACCCCACTGGCCGTCGACCCGGCGCACCCGTTCCCGTACATTTCCAGCCGGTCGTTGAACCTGGCCGTCGCGGTCCGCGACCCTAACGGCGGCCCGGAGCTGTTCGCCCGGGTCAAGGTGCCCAACAACGTGCCCCGGTTCGTGGTGGTCAGCCAGGACGGCCAAGGTGCTCGGTTCCTGCCGGTGGAGGACCTGATCTCCGCCCAGCTCGGGCAGCTGTTCTCCGGCATGCAGGTGGTGGAGTGCCACCTGTTCCGGGTGACCCGCAACGCCGACTTCGAAGTCGACGAGGACCGCGACGAGGACCTGCTGCAGTCGCTGGAACGGGAACTGGCCCGCCGTCGGTTCGGCCCGCCGGTCCGGCTGGAGGTCGCCGCCTCCATTTCCGACCACATGCTCGACCTGCTGGTCCGCGAGCTGGACATGGACAGCCACGACGTGCTGCGGGTACCCGGTCTGCTCGACCTGTCCGCGCTGTGGCAGGTCTTCGAAGCCTCCGACCGGCCCGATCTCAAGGACCGGCCGTTCGTGCCGGCCACCCACCCCCGGCTGGTCGAGGGCGAGGTGCCGCGTAGCGTCTTCGCCACCCTGCGCGACGGCGACATCCTGGTGCACCACCCGTACCACTCGTTCTCCACCAGCGTGCAGCGTTTCATCGAGCAGGCCGCCGCCGACCCGCTGGTCCTGGCGATCAAGCAGACGCTGTACCGCACCAGCGGCGACTCCCCCATCGTCGACGCGCTGATCGAGGCCGCCGCCGCCGGCAAACAGGTGGTGGTGCTGGTCGAGGTCAAGGCCCGCTTCGACGAACAGGCCAACATCGGCTGGGCGCGGATGCTGGAACGCGCCGGCTGCCACGTCGTGTACGGCCTGGTCGGGCTCAAGACCCACTGCAAGACCGCCCTGGTGGTACGCCAGGAAGGCAACCAGATCCGCCGCTACTGCCACATCGGCACCGGCAACTACCACCCCAAGACCGCCAGGCTGTACGAGGACTTCGGCATGCTCACCGCCGACCCGGAGGTCGGCGCCGACCTGACCGACCTGTTCAACGTGCTGACCGGCTACAGCCGGCAGACCGCGTACCGGCGGCTGCTGGTCGCCCCGCACGGCGTGCGCAGCGGGCTGATCGACCGCATCGAACGCGAGATCGCCCACGTACGGGTCGGCCGCCCCGGGCTGGTGCAGATCAAGGTGAACTCGCTGGTCGACGAGGACATCGTGGACGCGCTGTACCGGGCCTCGCAGGCCGGCGTACAGGTCGATCTGCTGATCCGGGGCATGTGCACGCTGCGGCCGGGCGTGCCGGGGCTGTCGGACAACATCCGGGTCCGGTCGATCCTCGGCCGGTTCCTCGAACACTCCCGGGTCTTCCGGTTCGGCAACGACGGCGACACCGAGTTCTGGATGGGTTCGGCGGACCTGATGCACCGCAACCTGGACCGCCGGGTCGAAGCCCTGGTGCAGGTCACCGACCCGGTGGCCCGCGCCGAGCTGGACCAGGTGATGACCGACGCGTTCAGCCCCGAGTGCGAGTCGTTCGAGCTGCACCCGGACGGCACCTGGACCCGACACCACTCCACCGAGGGCCGCCCCCTGATGCACCTGCAGGAACGGCTGCTGCGCCGGTTCGTCGGCGCCGCCAAGTAG
- a CDS encoding fumarylacetoacetate hydrolase family protein gives MRIARFAHGKGMSFGVVEGEPGVGPEGLTVAEVDGHPFGKLTFTSQRWALADVRLLSPILPSKVVCVGRNYADHAAEHGAEVPAEPLLFLKPSTSVIGPRDAIRLPTQSKQVEHEAELAVVIGPPGARRADRAAAERAIFGYTCGNDVTARDLQRTDGQWTRAKGFDSFCPLGPWIVTGLDVSDLEVRCEVGTNPDQMEVRQLGRTKQMVFDVPTLVSYVSHVMTLLPGDVILTGTPAGVSEITAGDTVAVRVEGIGELANPVVAVD, from the coding sequence GTGCGTATCGCTCGTTTCGCCCATGGCAAGGGCATGTCGTTCGGGGTCGTCGAAGGTGAACCGGGGGTGGGGCCGGAGGGCCTGACGGTTGCCGAGGTGGACGGTCACCCGTTCGGCAAGCTGACCTTCACTTCCCAGCGCTGGGCGCTGGCCGACGTCCGGTTGTTGTCACCGATCCTGCCGAGCAAGGTGGTGTGCGTGGGGCGTAACTACGCCGATCACGCCGCCGAGCACGGGGCCGAGGTGCCGGCCGAACCGTTGCTGTTCCTCAAGCCGTCGACCTCGGTGATCGGGCCACGGGACGCCATCCGGCTGCCCACCCAGTCGAAGCAGGTCGAGCACGAGGCCGAGCTCGCGGTCGTGATCGGGCCGCCGGGTGCCCGTCGGGCCGACCGGGCGGCCGCCGAACGGGCCATCTTCGGCTACACCTGCGGCAACGACGTCACCGCCCGGGACCTGCAGCGCACCGACGGCCAGTGGACCCGGGCGAAGGGTTTCGACTCGTTCTGCCCGCTGGGGCCGTGGATCGTCACCGGGCTGGACGTGTCGGACCTGGAGGTCCGCTGCGAGGTGGGCACCAACCCCGACCAGATGGAGGTACGGCAGCTCGGCCGGACCAAACAGATGGTGTTCGACGTGCCGACACTGGTCTCGTACGTGTCCCACGTGATGACGCTGCTGCCGGGAGACGTCATCCTGACCGGCACGCCGGCCGGGGTGAGTGAAATCACTGCCGGGGACACCGTGGCGGTGCGGGTCGAGGGCATCGGCGAGCTTGCCAACCCGGTGGTCGCGGTCGACTGA
- the leuD gene encoding 3-isopropylmalate dehydratase small subunit, with the protein MDKFTVHTGTAVPLRRSNVDTDQIIPAVYLKRVTRTGFADGLFNAWREDPEFVLNNPSYSGASILVAGPEFGTGSSREHAVWALRDWGFRAVLSPRFGDIFRGNALKEGLLPVELELPAIEQLWSLVEADPTAEVTVDLTTREVRAGGTAWSFPIDDFSRWRLIEGLDDIGLTLRHESAITEYEQGRLPFKPVVA; encoded by the coding sequence ATGGACAAGTTCACCGTGCACACCGGGACCGCCGTCCCGTTGCGTCGTTCCAACGTGGATACCGACCAGATCATCCCGGCCGTGTATCTGAAGCGGGTGACCCGGACGGGCTTCGCCGACGGTCTGTTCAACGCGTGGCGCGAGGACCCGGAATTCGTTCTGAACAATCCTTCGTATTCGGGTGCCTCGATTCTTGTCGCCGGCCCCGAGTTCGGCACCGGGTCATCGCGTGAACACGCGGTGTGGGCTCTGCGGGACTGGGGCTTCCGAGCTGTGCTGTCTCCGCGCTTCGGCGACATCTTCCGGGGCAACGCGCTCAAGGAAGGGCTGCTCCCCGTCGAGCTGGAATTGCCGGCCATTGAGCAATTGTGGTCGCTCGTCGAGGCCGACCCGACCGCCGAGGTGACCGTCGACCTCACCACCCGCGAGGTCAGAGCGGGCGGTACGGCATGGTCGTTCCCGATCGACGACTTCAGCCGCTGGCGGCTCATTGAAGGATTGGACGACATTGGACTGACCCTGCGTCACGAGTCGGCTATCACCGAGTACGAGCAGGGCCGGCTACCGTTCAAGCCAGTGGTCGCATAG
- a CDS encoding 3-methyladenine DNA glycosylase has protein sequence MTVTVLDRTAWTRRRAAHEARIDQLVGAHLDRRRRGEAHPVADFLFTYYAFRPAQLRRWHPGAGVWLTGTDPGEWGRDYHAVRRGADEPDAVTVDTAGLLARRRETVEWIRRVLAGTARRPGHFGCFGLHEWAMVYRQPADQVRHDRWRLRMAPERIAEFVDSQRIRCSHFDAYRFFTPAARPLNLLSPTRQTQPDQEQPGCLHANMDLYKWSYRLSPLVPGELVADCFELARDIRDLDMRASPYDLRELGYPPVRIETAEGRAGYVAAQRAFADRAAVLRGRLLTAVAALIDKTVTDQTVTDQTVTDRPERTGRARTDRAELTGTER, from the coding sequence GTGACGGTGACCGTACTGGACCGGACTGCCTGGACCCGCCGTCGGGCGGCACACGAGGCACGGATCGACCAGCTCGTCGGCGCGCATCTCGACCGCCGCAGGCGCGGCGAGGCGCACCCGGTCGCCGACTTCCTCTTCACCTACTACGCCTTCCGCCCGGCGCAACTGCGCCGCTGGCATCCGGGTGCCGGCGTGTGGCTCACCGGGACGGATCCGGGTGAGTGGGGACGCGACTACCACGCCGTCCGCCGAGGTGCCGACGAGCCGGACGCGGTCACCGTCGACACCGCCGGCCTGCTGGCGCGGCGGCGGGAGACGGTGGAGTGGATCCGGCGGGTGCTGGCCGGCACGGCGCGGCGCCCCGGGCACTTCGGCTGTTTCGGGCTGCACGAGTGGGCGATGGTGTACCGGCAGCCGGCCGATCAGGTGCGGCACGACCGGTGGCGGCTGCGGATGGCACCGGAGCGGATCGCCGAGTTCGTCGACAGCCAGCGGATCCGGTGCAGCCACTTCGACGCGTACCGGTTCTTCACCCCGGCGGCCCGCCCACTGAATCTGCTGAGCCCGACCCGGCAGACCCAGCCGGATCAGGAGCAACCGGGATGCCTGCACGCCAACATGGACCTTTACAAGTGGTCCTACCGGCTGAGCCCGCTGGTGCCCGGTGAGCTCGTCGCGGACTGCTTCGAGCTGGCCCGCGACATTCGTGACCTGGACATGCGGGCCAGCCCGTACGACCTGCGTGAGCTGGGCTACCCGCCGGTGCGGATCGAGACCGCCGAAGGGCGGGCCGGCTACGTCGCCGCGCAGCGGGCGTTCGCCGACCGGGCCGCCGTACTGCGTGGTCGGCTCCTGACGGCGGTGGCCGCACTCATCGACAAGACGGTCACGGATCAGACGGTCACGGATCAGACGGTCACGGATCGGCCGGAGCGCACCGGGCGGGCACGCACGGATCGGGCGGAGCTCACCGGCACAGAACGGTGA